The proteins below are encoded in one region of Paraburkholderia phenazinium:
- a CDS encoding phasin family protein, whose product MSLLTPEQIAAAQKANLETLFGLTTKAFEGVEKLVELNLQVVKSTLAESQENAQRALSVKDAQEFFALQAGLTQPLSEKALSYGRHVYEIVSATQAEFARVAEAQYEEQNRKVQSLVENVAKNAPAGSETAVAVIKSAITAANTTYETVHKATKQAVEIAESNFNAAATAASKAASQAAAQASRSAKKAV is encoded by the coding sequence ATGTCTCTGCTGACCCCCGAGCAAATCGCCGCAGCCCAGAAAGCAAACCTTGAAACCCTCTTCGGCCTGACGACCAAGGCATTCGAAGGCGTGGAAAAGCTGGTTGAGCTGAACCTGCAAGTCGTGAAGTCGACGCTCGCGGAAAGCCAGGAAAATGCGCAACGCGCTCTGTCGGTGAAGGATGCGCAGGAATTTTTCGCGCTGCAGGCTGGCCTCACGCAGCCGCTGTCGGAAAAGGCGCTGTCGTATGGGCGTCACGTGTATGAAATCGTGTCGGCTACGCAAGCCGAGTTCGCCCGTGTTGCCGAAGCACAGTACGAAGAGCAAAACCGCAAGGTGCAATCGCTGGTCGAGAACGTGGCCAAGAACGCACCGGCCGGTTCGGAAACCGCTGTCGCCGTGATCAAGTCGGCTATTACCGCCGCCAACACGACGTACGAAACGGTTCACAAGGCAACCAAGCAAGCTGTGGAAATCGCCGAAAGCAACTTCAACGCAGCCGCTACGGCAGCGTCGAAGGCCGCTTCGCAAGCCGCCGCTCAAGCTTCGCGCTCGGCCAAGAAGGCTGTCTAA